AGGAGACTGGCATATTTTTTAACACTATAGATAAAAAATTATTCTCATATTTACATAATTGGCAGCTTTAGTTTTGAAGATATATACGAGCCCCTTTTTATTAATAGTTTTCAGCGTATTTATAAATTTTTCTGTAAAGGCCCAAACTGGTATTCAGCTTCGGGGCACGGTACTGGATACTACCCATACCGGTATTCCGGGTACTAACGTACGTTTGATTACCGGAAAAGATACTTTAAGTACAAATACGGATCAGAACGGAGCTTTCAGCTTTACCAGCGTGAAAAATAATACTGCGAACCTGCTGATCAGGGGTATCGGTTATAAACCTTATCAAACTGTAATTACACTGAAGGATGGGGTGCCAGACCAGACCTTATCTGCCATATTTTTAAAATCTGCAACACTTCAGCTAAATGAAGTCATCATTAAAGGGAAAGCTGTACCGATGAAAGTGATGAAGGATACCATTGAATTTAACGCTGCAGCCTTTGATGTGCGTGAAAATGATAAAGTGGAGGATTTGCTGAAACAGTTGCCGGGGGTTGAAACTGATAAAGATGGGAATGTTACCTCGGCTGGTAAAGTGCTAACCAAAATCCGTGTGAACGGAAAAGATTTCTTTACAGGCGATGTCAAGGAGTTTATTTCCAAGTTACCTGCAGGCACAGTTTCTAAAATCCAGTTTATTGATGATTATGGCAATAAAGCAAACTTTACCGGCATCAAAACGGGTGAACCCCAGAAGATATTAAACGTTGTTCTTAAATCTAATCTTAATAATGGGAATTTTGGTGGTGCAACTCTAAGCGGAGGAACTGATAACCGTTATGCTTTAAATATTAATGATTATTTATGGAGGGATCTCAGGCAGATTGGAATAAATGGAAATGCCGGTAATACCAATACAGGGGCCGGAATTAATACTAATGCCAATATAGGATCAAGCTACAGAGATAAATTTGGTAAAAATCTGATCTTCAGCAGTAACTATAATTATGGTTATAATAAAAATGAAAGTGTACAACAGAGTTCCGTAAGAACAGTGAACTCTATGGGAATCATTAATAATTTATCAACCAACACTAATTTTTCGAAAAACAATACTCATAACTTCGATCTGAACCTGGAATCGACAGATGAGGTAAATTATATCAGGGGTGGGATAAGAGGTACTATACAGGGAACAAGCAGTACTTCGGCCTCTGATGCTATACAAACAGGGGTAATCAGGCAGGATCTGCATACAAATCGTATGGGTAAACAGCGCAGCCCTAATCTGAATGGAGATTTCTCTATGGCGCGCAAGTTTGCGAAAACAGGAAGGGTTTTTTCAATGAGCGTAAACGCTGGCTCCGGACTCAGCAGTAATCATACTGATCTGGATAATCAGATTACCTATTATAAATCGAAAACTGATTCTGTAGCTAAAGATTCTTTATTGAACCAATTGATTGATGAGCGTAACCGGAATACTACGGTAAGTGCAAATTTCACTTATACTGAGCCTTTGAATCGGAAAAATGATACCCTGGTCAAAAAAAGTATAGATTTTAGTTATGTGTTTAACCTGAATCATACCAATAACAGCCTGGATACCAAAGACAGGGATATTACCGGAAATGTGCGGGAAGTGGATTCATTGAGTAATACTTACACTTCTTCATTCAGCAGACATATTATAGGGCTGAATTACAGATACGAAACCAAAAAGCTGAATTATGTACTGGGAATTAACGGTCAGCCATCCTTGCTAACAGGATCCTATGAGGGGCGTACAGATAAGGTTTACCGGACTGGTTTTAATATTTCCCCGATAGCCCGTATCAGTTACAG
This portion of the Pedobacter lusitanus genome encodes:
- a CDS encoding outer membrane beta-barrel protein, which gives rise to MKIYTSPFLLIVFSVFINFSVKAQTGIQLRGTVLDTTHTGIPGTNVRLITGKDTLSTNTDQNGAFSFTSVKNNTANLLIRGIGYKPYQTVITLKDGVPDQTLSAIFLKSATLQLNEVIIKGKAVPMKVMKDTIEFNAAAFDVRENDKVEDLLKQLPGVETDKDGNVTSAGKVLTKIRVNGKDFFTGDVKEFISKLPAGTVSKIQFIDDYGNKANFTGIKTGEPQKILNVVLKSNLNNGNFGGATLSGGTDNRYALNINDYLWRDLRQIGINGNAGNTNTGAGINTNANIGSSYRDKFGKNLIFSSNYNYGYNKNESVQQSSVRTVNSMGIINNLSTNTNFSKNNTHNFDLNLESTDEVNYIRGGIRGTIQGTSSTSASDAIQTGVIRQDLHTNRMGKQRSPNLNGDFSMARKFAKTGRVFSMSVNAGSGLSSNHTDLDNQITYYKSKTDSVAKDSLLNQLIDERNRNTTVSANFTYTEPLNRKNDTLVKKSIDFSYVFNLNHTNNSLDTKDRDITGNVREVDSLSNTYTSSFSRHIIGLNYRYETKKLNYVLGINGQPSLLTGSYEGRTDKVYRTGFNISPIARISYRLSAKDHFNAFYTGSSAEPNFNQLQPVRDTRNLQNIVIGNPKLKAAFNHVVNLNYSRTNPGDGSNLQVSLRGTVTQNQVVSNTVLIPDVLNSFRQETHYLNTNGNYNFGTNYYWSLPFAKKKYTFELIGGLNYNHRISFADQVRNVGQGININQRTGLRMSRKWILLHATASYNYSNNTYSLEQSESNIIQTWTFNTDARVFVLKSLVFGLNAGKTINKGFSVAATNPFLINGSIEKTFFKNKQASVKIEGHDFLNQGNNLNRSITDNTTTESRTNQITRYFLLSLTWNLQSFAGM